AGTCTCAAAAATTgaccatttccaccaataaCTTAGTCAACTTGGTAAGCCCATCCGATGTGATTGTGCAAAACATAAAGTTAACTGGCAAGGAAGGAAGCAAAGTGAAATTCAgaatcaaattcaattACCATTTAAACGGAAAACTCGTTGAACATATGTTCGACTACAGTctcaaacaaaatctttAAATTGATATAATCATATATATCCTAGATCCTCTAAAAATTAACACCAGTAGAAACACCAGTAGCCAAATCATCGATGTCGTGGGCAATGTTGCCACCACCGCTGATAACTTGATCAGAGATAGGCTTGATGATGGAGTTGTAAACAGAAAcagcaccaccaaaagctGGGATACCAATGTACAACAAAAAGACGGTCTTGAATAACCAGTAGAATGGAATCCAATAAAGGATAGCCTTGGACCAGAATTCAATGACATTCAAGAACGCAAACACAACCCAGTAGGTCAATAATTTGGTATCATCGTCGGTTCCAGGAGTATCCAAGGCAACCAAGGAGTAGTAACCAGgaaccacaaacccagCGATATTACTTAACAATTGGCCAATTCCACCGACATttaagaaaatcaacacGAAGTAGACACCTATCGCGGCAATCACAGCATATGATCTGGGTAAACCTGATTGTTGTTCGAATTGGCCTAAAATACCAATGTGAGAAGTTCTCTATAAAAACAGTTAGTATCACCTAATTCCACGGTTCAGGAGTTCAGCAAAGTACAATGGAAGAGCTTTGGGATCCAGGGGGTGTGATTAAACATACAGCATCAACTTGGGATAAGATAGAAGTAATTTGGTCCATGTTTGACTTATGATAAAGATAACAAGTATTACTATTGCTCCCATTGCTGAGCTGAGTTCGCGAATGCGGTCCAGGTGGAATTGTGAAATCAGTAGAGACACGAACTGTAAGAGCAATAAATGAAGGTTAGTAACTGGATAGTCCGTTGGAGACTACCATTCTATCGACAACCCCCTTGAATGAGGAACTACTCGTTCAGATGTGAAATGTGTGGTGCTGTTAGTTGTGTAGTCGCAGTGTTTGTACGCTtattttcaaattcaactcgATTTGCCTTTTTCGCAACTTATGGATATGACTCTCTTGCAAGAAGTGCAAATAGAACAAGGCATCCTTTTATTTGTCACATACATTACACCCGAATTATACGAGTGGTTTCAAGATGACTACAACTGGGAGACTACCTTACGACTTGTTCCACTTCGCCAACAACTCGAGTTGAGGAATATGGCTGATCATTCTGCCAAAGTCAAGAGGCTTATAACACGGTTGTTCTTGACGCTAACCCTTAATTATGTTATCCACAACCATGAAAATGACCCATGGGAGCCTCTCATATTTTCCTACAATAAGTACGGGAAACCACTGGTACCGGAGGCGAGTATTTCATTTAATTCTAGCACCTCCAACCATACCATTTGCATAGTTATCAACAACATAGGGAACATGGCTCCTATAGGGGTGGACTTATCACATGAGCAGCAGAAAATCGACAAACTGACggttttggaagacttCAAGGCAATTTTTCACTCGTCTGAGATTACCCAGCTACAAGGTGTACCTGATACCAGTCTACAATATAAGATGTTTAATCAGTTTTGGACTCTTAAAGAAGCATTTACAAAATACTTGGGGTATGGGTTAAACGTAGATTTGGGGAGTTTCTGGTTCGATTTGCATAACGAGCAAGTCATAGACGTCCCAAACTCAGCCACAGAGTTCTACAGAGCCATACACAACGATAAAGACCAAAATAGACGCAACGCTGTCCCGTTTGAAATCTCATGGCACACAAATATCTCTGTGGATACTAGAAATCTACAGCTTCCTTCCACTGCACGTGAGAACGATCTAGGAAACATATCGCTTATATGTCAGTCAGGAGTACTCCTCAATTCCCTGACCAAAGCTCACACCTTACCTGTCATTATTTCCCTCATTTCTGATGGGCGAGTCAGCCACCAGAATCGGATCCACACCTTCAATTACCATATAGACTTGCATAGAATCCTCAGTAACAACCACGCTTGATGGCAGACTATCTGAAATCCGCACTAAAAAAGATTTAAACAAGGTAAGCGCTTTAGCTACTCATCAGCACTACAATTTACACGCAGTATTAAACCTCAAGCTTCCGAGTAATATATGGTTATTGTTATCCAAGTAACCAAATGAGTTGCCACACAAAGTATGGAgacaaaaacttcaagtctctAAAGCGGCGGCCCACGCGAAGACTAGGTGCCTCTAGAACCAACCTGCCGTTTTATTACCCCCAAAATAATCTTGGATCAAGTAACACAATGGGATCCAGTCCTCCTGAATCACCAATAGAATCTCCACACCACGGGCCGACTCCCATCCCCGAAATAACCCCCTCGGAATCTAAAATGAAAATTGTTCGAGATATCTACGGATCAATCCTAAGTATCGATGACTGCCAGGCCCAAGAGAACCCTGCAACACATTTGGTGATATGCTCATATAcgttcaacaaaaagacaAGACCAACTGATGGGCTAACTTCACATCTTAATGTGTCTCCCAATAGGCAGTTCATGTACATCACTAAATCTGCAGCTATAAAAGATCACACGGTGATAAATATGTTTAAGCATGTGGAACAGGTACTTATTTGCCGAAAGGAAGGCATTTTAGTTGTGTTGAATGATAATGGAGGCTACGTGTTCTTTCGGCATGATCGTTACAGTGAAGAATTCTATGACTTTATAGTTGCGAGTTACAGCAGCGTGGAAGATGCCAGTATAGAAGATGTACACAACAAGATGACGGGTATTGATGAGTCCAGATCATCCGAGAAACAATCAGAACAGGAACCACACACTTACAGATTCCTGAAAGATTTAGAGAAGAAGGCATCCCCTTCTTTTCCTAGGATTCCTCCAGAAGTCATGTACTCCTCAGAAGATGCGGTACCAATACTAGCCAGAAAGACAAGATCACGAATGGTGAGCCCAGAAACGATATCCCTTGTACCATTAGAGTCTCCGGCTCCATTTGTTCCGCCATTACAGTACAAATTCCCCGACGGGAAGCCTTTCATTGTTACCCAATCCGATTTCAAAACATTATACAACAATGACTGGGTAAATGATACCATAatcgacttcttcatcaaattcGAAATACAGCAGGCAGTCCACAATGGGAATATGAAGCAGGAAGACGTATATGCGTTTAATTCGTTCTTCTTTCTAAAGCTAATGTCCAATCCTGAAAACTTCCAAGATAGAGAACTAATCGGCTACTACCAAAACGTCACTCGATGGGTCAGTAAAATAGATCTCTTCAGCTACCAGAACTTGATTATTCCTATTAATGAAAGTTCCCATTGGTACGGATGTTTGATAGTTGGGTTACCTGATTATCTTGAGCGGGCCAAGACGTTGAAAGAACTCAACGAAAGCCAAGCTCATGATTATGTCGGAAACTCAACAGACGTTGTGGAACCTGAAGTTCAttccatttttgaaagCAGATTCAAGAATAAAGTCAACatatttgtgtttgattCCCTAGGCCAAAAACACGTTCGTATCCATCACCCATTTAAaaatttcttgatggaATATTGCAAGGATAGATATGGGATAGAGATGGAAAGATCCGATATAGTGTTCAGGTCCACGAAAGTGCCCAAACAaaacaatttcaatgattGTGGAATTCATGTCATATACAATATCCGCAAATACTTGAATGCTAGGGCTGAATGCCTTCTGATATGGAATAAAGGAAGCTCACAGTACAAGGCATTTTTTAAGAGCTCCGAGAGAGCAGGAATGAGGAAGGAATTAATTCAGTTGTTGCTTAAACTCCATAATGAGGACAATCCAGacaaaaacaaagaagaagcaggcCCCGAAAATTCTGAGAATGGGGTTGGAAGCGAAACAGACACCGGTACCAACGTAGAAGCTGGGTCCAAAGTTTCTAAAGAGTCGTCATCTACTGC
The sequence above is drawn from the Yamadazyma tenuis chromosome 3, complete sequence genome and encodes:
- the LYS5 gene encoding holo-[acyl-carrier-protein] synthase (COG:E,H; EggNog:ENOG503P47U), encoding MTLLQEVQIEQGILLFVTYITPELYEWFQDDYNWETTLRLVPLRQQLELRNMADHSAKVKRLITRLFLTLTLNYVIHNHENDPWEPLIFSYNKYGKPSVPEASISFNSSTSNHTICIVINNIGNMAPIGVDLSHEQQKIDKSTVLEDFKAIFHSSEITQLQGVPDTSLQYKMFNQFWTLKEAFTKYLGYGLNVDLGSFWFDLHNEQVIDVPNSATEFYRAIHNDKDQNRRNAVPIKPQASE
- a CDS encoding ubiquitin-like-specific protease (EggNog:ENOG503P3Y4; MEROPS:MER0011023; COG:O), with translation MKIVRDIYGSILSIDDCQAQENPATHLVICSYTFNKKTRPTDGLTSHLNVSPNRQFMYITKSAAIKDHTVINMFKHVEQVLICRKEGILVVLNDNGGYVFFRHDRYSEEFYDFIVASYSSVEDASIEDVHNKMTGIDESRSSEKQSEQEPHTYRFSKDLEKKASPSFPRIPPEVMYSSEDAVPILARKTRSRMVSPETISLVPLESPAPFVPPLQYKFPDGKPFIVTQSDFKTLYNNDWVNDTIIDFFIKFEIQQAVHNGNMKQEDVYAFNSFFFLKLMSNPENFQDRELIGYYQNVTRWVSKIDLFSYQNLIIPINESSHWYGCLIVGLPDYLERAKTLKELNESQAHDYVGNSTDVVEPEVHSIFESRFKNKVNIFVFDSLGQKHVRIHHPFKNFLMEYCKDRYGIEMERSDIVFRSTKVPKQNNFNDCGIHVIYNIRKYLNARAECLSIWNKGSSQYKAFFKSSERAGMRKELIQLLLKLHNEDNPDKNKEEAGPENSENGVGSETDTGTNVEAGSKVSKESSSTADDRCINVDSGNEKGCGSEDDEIEVVQVKNLDNVRQHRIKARGRNGTNRLFVTIANGVNLKADTYGVDQKKSSNECIQELVDGIGERSNWETTERETDDINENLSNQALKESRISNDISAVAVQILNELFPDPRETFTSNQILEITKFIKDINHLTFKRDSQKVEHLKKAFRETYDRLDPSRPMNAEFKITFDTALSKKTSETNHDDSDDTDALHETLSINSGSHTEGVLRTDKAYSPSRRWEYTETQPRDKRQRLS
- the YOP1 gene encoding ER membrane protein DP1/Yop1 (COG:U; BUSCO:EOG09264USX; EggNog:ENOG503P44Z), translating into MDQITSILSQVDARTSHIGILGQFEQQSGLPRSYAVIAAIGVYFVLIFLNVGGIGQLLSNIAGFVVPGYYSLVALDTPGTDDDTKLLTYWVVFAFLNVIEFWSKAILYWIPFYWLFKTVFLLYIGIPAFGGAVSVYNSIIKPISDQVISGGGNIAHDIDDLATGVSTGVNF